A stretch of DNA from Sugiyamaella lignohabitans strain CBS 10342 chromosome B, complete sequence:
GTCCATAGTTGGGGCCAGAAATTACTAAATCAATTGGCCCTTTATCTTTGTACAAGTGATGGATACCAATATTAGCACAAGAGGCTGGGGTACCATCAAGTAAAGTCCACTCGGTTCCTTGTTTACCAGGCTGGGGAGCATCGAACGGACCATCTATTGGTccatttatttcatttgtATAGATGTAACTAGCTGTTACATTATGCCCAACTAGGTGAGCTTTACCAATCCAAGACTTCTGTGAACTAGGTACCGCTATTGACAGGTCCCAGTTCGTATACTTCTGAATGGCCTCTACCAAGTACTGAACATAAGGTGACTCTTCTTGGCTTGGAGGGCCATCATCATTAGTTAAAAGAACATGCATGGTATCGTTTTGTATTGAATTGATAGTACCAGACGGAAAGCCTTGAACGTCAGGAAAAACTAGGGCCCACTGAaaagataaacaaaatcGCCGATCCACCCATATCATGTGACTTTTtaatggcagcagcagcatttccGTACCCGAGCCGCTAATATGGGCTAGATAGCGTTACGATATCAGATCCTAGGTCCAGGAATGAGAACTACTACTTCCTGGCCGCATATGAAACATAAtcaattataaatattatttaataCCACCTGGCTTAGAGAAGAAATCTCGCAACTGCTGCATATAACTAAAATAATGAAATCCAAAATCGGAAGTCTGAACATCCTGGGAAAGTGTAAAGTCTCAGAAAGAATAAATTAGCTAAGATTATGCTCATTCATTGCAGGTCAGCTGTACTTCTGTATAGAATGTTTAGTCATTTTCAACACTTGAAGGCATCCAGCTATAGCTGGTTGAACTACTCTCTTACCTAAAGCCCCGCTTGTAAGTAAGTAGTCACCCATCCTCCAAACCAAATAGGTAGCAGGACTGTGTTGGGTCAAATTCAGGGGAAGGTGCCAAACTGGATGGccgataaataaatttggTCAGAGCGGGTCATTATCGCTTAAACTTTGGTAATCCCCAGTACTTTGCAATCCCCCGCCAAGATGCTCTTTCTTTTATAGGAGAAATTAAAAAGGAACAAATATTTAAATCATATTCTATTAGAAAAAActagaaaacaaatatttACATGCAGGGTAGACGTTTTTAATGCTTAATCGTTGAAATAACAACGGTCGAAATTGTAACTGGCGGTATCAGTACTAAGGTGGTTGCCCCACCAAGAGGGGAAGTTGtgaccagcaccactggcaccagcaacagcgaAGGAAAGAATGAAAACCATAACTTGAGCACCACCAGtcaaaccagcagcaagaatATAGTTGTACTTCTTGAACAAGTTGGGGTGGTAGACTCTCAAGTACCATTGACTTCCGAAAGCAACAATGAAATAAGAAGTAATGGATGAGTTAACACCAACACAGAGCCATCCGATGtaccaaaccaaaatagGAACATTAATATTTCTCAAACCAAGCTTGGGGAATAGTTTGTCGCCAAAGTAGAAGGGCAATGGGAGAGCAAATCCAAGAGCCAAAGAAAAGTTTACCCACTCGTAACGTGAACCAGCACTATACATGTGCTTGGCAAGGGCACCCCAGGTAATACCTTGAGTGTTGTATTGTTGAACATTTTGACCGGACCAGATAGCAGTACCTTCAATAGATCTCAAAATGTCAGCTTGGTTGTCAACAATATTTTCCATCATGATGTAGTTGAAAATCGAGCCAATAATACTACCCAAAATTTGAGCAGCAAAAGTAGATCTAGGCGAGAGCTTGACGTATTGACCTTGCTTCAAATCTTGCAACATGGCGAATGCCTGTTGAACAGAGTTATAACCGTAGAGGGTGAAGTACATGTTAGCGACTGGGTTACCAGGATGAATGTATCCACCAATCATCTGAATGACAGTTTGCATTTGAGTACCACCGAAACCAAACATACCAACAAGACCACCGAGGGTAGTAGTGAAGACTATAGCAAGAATGATAGCGACAAAGAGACCCCACCATGGAAGACCAGAGTCGGCCTTATACATACAAATCAAGGCGACCATAATTGACAACCACATAACGGCCATGTACCACCATCCAGGGACCTCCTTATACTTCAACATAGCTCTGAAATGAGGATCGTCCATGAATGGCGAAACGTTACCGTCAGCATCCAATCTACCATCAACTTCTCTTTGTTGCCAAAACTTCCAGTGGTATTGAGAGAAGTTGACATAGCTCTTCCAAGTCTTGGGGTTAAGGAAACCAAGAGTAGAACGCAGAAGATCCCAGTGGTAAAGATACATGTGGGTGAAGGTAGCAGCAATTGATAAGTTGGTACCAATCAAGTAGACAGTATAAGTTGGTGTGAGGAAAGGAACACCAATCTCCATCAAAGCAGTTTCATTTAATCTGTTGTCAGCATTGAGGATAAGAGTTTGGTTAAAGATGGAATAGTTGCCAGGCATCGAGTCATTGTTAAAGAGCAATTGAGAAAGGAATGGGAACTTCTTAGCCTCCCAAAGGTTGCCATAGTAAACACCCAAGAAAATAGCAATACAAAGGAAGTAACCAAACAAGTTGTTGATAGTTGTCACGATAGGAATAGCCATAGGGTTAGCGGTACTGGCGATGTAGTTCCAGTCAAGACAGATAGAAAGGAAACCAAGACCCTCGTTACCGTTAGTACCACCAAAGATGTTGGAGACAACAGAGCTGTTAGGAGCAGCCAAGCATGGAATAGAAAATCCAATCAACAGCTCAAACATCCACTCAGGAACAATCTCCCACAGGAAGATAACAAGGAAGGCAATACCGAAAATCTTAAGTCTGGGCAAGTTGTTGGCTCTGTCCAAATGCAAAGCTTGCAAAGTAGAAACTTGAGGCAAAACATTAGGGTAGAACATGGAAGTGGGATATACAAGAGTCTTTCTAAGCATACCGACAATACCATAACCAAGAATTTGAGATgagaaaatcaagaaaatggcAAGTGGCTTACTAACTGGGTGGTACCAAAGCTTTTGTACAGCCAGAACTTCAGTAGCTAAAGCCGAACTGGAGGCAGTTCCACACATGATGATAATGG
This window harbors:
- the OPT1 gene encoding oligopeptide transporter OPT1 (Proton-coupled oligopeptide transporter of the plasma membrane; also transports glutathione and phytochelatin; member of the OPT family; GO_component: GO:0016021 - integral component of membrane [Evidence IEA]; GO_component: GO:0016021 - integral component of membrane [Evidence ISM] [PMID 12192589]; GO_component: GO:0005887 - integral component of plasma membrane [Evidence IMP,ISS] [PMID 10788431]; GO_component: GO:0005887 - integral component of plasma membrane [Evidence IDA] [PMID 19496824]; GO_component: GO:0016020 - membrane [Evidence IEA]; GO_component: GO:0005886 - plasma membrane [Evidence IEA,IEA]; GO_function: GO:0015198 - oligopeptide transporter activity [Evidence IMP] [PMID 10652283]; GO_function: GO:0005427 - proton-dependent oligopeptide secondary active transmembrane transporter activity [Evidence IDA] [PMID 16149917]; GO_process: GO:0006857 - oligopeptide transport [Evidence IDA] [PMID 16149917]; GO_process: GO:0015833 - peptide transport [Evidence IEA]; GO_process: GO:0015031 - protein transport [Evidence IEA]; GO_process: GO:0006790 - sulfur compound metabolic process [Evidence IEP] [PMID 11862495]; GO_process: GO:0055085 - transmembrane transport [Evidence IEA]; GO_process: GO:0006810 - transport [Evidence IEA]), which gives rise to MIGGYIHPGNPVANMYFTLYGYNSVQQAFAMLQDLKQGQYVKLSPRSTFAAQILGSIIGSIFNYIMMENIVDNQADILRSIEGTAIWSGQNVQQYNTQGITWGALAKHMYSAGSRYEWVNFSLALGFALPLPFYFGDKLFPKLGLRNINVPILVWYIGWLCVGVNSSITSYFIVAFGSQWYLRVYHPNLFKKYNYILAAGLTGGAQVMVFILSFAVAGASGAGHNFPSWWGNHLSTDTASYNFDRCYFND